ACCCATTTTGTGGGGTCTATTTGGTTAGTGGACATAATCAATCTGTCGTATATTTTTTCAAAAATAACATAAAACTGATTAGCATATTGATTTTTAAAACAATCAAGGGGCTTGCGTTCGATTATTATAGGTTATTCATCCAAGAAATTTGAGCTCAAGGAAATGTGAACTAACATAATAAATCTTTTAAAGCCTTGTCTAGTTGGCTGTGCTTAAATGTAAATCCCTCTTTTAATAATCGTTCTGGGATTACGTTGCGGCTTTTGAGTAATAATTCGGTTTCTGTTCTTATTACAAAGGCACCAACTTCCAATAATGGTTTTGGAGAAGGGATGCCAAAATGAATTTTGAGAGTATCACGCATCAATGACATAAGATGTGCATTTGTGGTGGGCTTAGGTGCCACTATATTAATTGGTCCGTCTATAGCTGTGTTGGTTATGAGAAAGTCAAGACTACGTAAAAAGTCTTCTTCATGAATCCAACTAAATTTTTGCTTCCCATCACCTTGTTTTCCTCCTAGTCCTAGTTGGGTGATTTTTTTAATGGGTTGCAAGGCTCCGCCATTTTTGCCAAGTACGATTGATGTGCGCAACGCAATCTTTCGGGTTTGAGGCGTCGTGCTTGTGAAGAATGCATCTTCCCATGCTTTTGCCACACTTACCGAAAACCCAGTACCTATTTCTCCATTGCTTTCGGTCATTTCCTTATCTAGCGAGTGACGATATATAGTTGCTGTAGATGAGTTGAGCCACGTGGAAGGAGGATTTTTGCATTGTGCAATCGCTTTCCCTATAATCGTAGTCGTGTCTACACGGGAGTTCATGATAAGGTCTTTGTTTTTATCCGTATAGCGACAGTCTACAGAGCGTCCAGCCACATTAATAACTACATCTGCATCTTCAAATTCTCGCTCCCAGCCAGAGAAATTTTTAGCATCCCAAACTACCGTTCGCACGTTGTTGTGCTGTGGTTTTTGCTTTCGCGAAAGCAAAACAATCTCCTCAAACCTACTCCTGAAATAATCAGTTAAGAGCGACCCTAAAAAGCCGCTCCCACCTGATATAATTAATTTTTTCATGATGTTATAGTTTACACTTGTTGAGGTTGTATAGCTCTAGATTTTCTACGACCTCTAAAAAATAGCAATAAGTTAAGGAACAGCATAGCTCCTAAGTAAATTGAGAAACCACCTATTTTACTACTTAAAATCTCAATGAGACTTTGGTAAGTTTCATCAAAGCGATAATCACTAATCTTTAAGATAAGTAGCCCAAACCCAAGATTAAGGAGGTAGAACCCTACTTCAAAAAGCTTGTTGGTAGCATTTGCAATCTCTTCTTTGCCTTTAAAAATGTCAAGCATAAATGTTTTTCCATTCTTAAAAAGCGTGCGCGAGACAAAAAATGTCAATAATAGAATGACAGGTAAGTAAATAAAATAGCCGATGATGATTTTTGAAGTTTCCATAATTTAAAATTTAGATAGTGATTGTTTATTAAAAAGTAATTGTAAGCCTGCGATGTTTATATAATGAAGCGCTGCAAGAAGCATAATGATTTGTCCAGCATGAGAAGCAATGTTTGATATGACATCATGAGGAGAGGTGATTGCATTCCAAGTAGAAATCATATAAACGGAGTATCCAAGATTTACGAGGTAGTAACCTACTAGCAATACCTTATTGATATATGTACATAATTTAAGATTGTCTGGCATCAAGCTTGCCACAAACACATTGCCATTGCGATAGCAGATTTTGCCTACTTGTATAATAACGATACTCATTAGTACACCATAAATACTGTATGCGATGATGTTATAGCTCATGACAAGTAGATTTTAATTCATCATTAAGACTCAGTGCTCTTGAGGTATAAAGAGCGTAAAATGCAAGGAGTCCAGCTGAAATTAAACTGACTACAAAAACGAAGTCTTTTGCATAAACAAACTCCTCACCAAAGTATAGAAAAGACAACGTAGCCGTAACTAGTAACCCATAAAGAATAAGATGTTTTTTAAATAGGGTAGGTATCTTTTTCCAATAGCATAGGTGTATTAAATAAAGAATGATCTGAGTAGCGCCTGTAGCTATCATAAATATCAATCCAAAATATGGTATAATAAAGAGAATCAAATTAATGATCACAATGACTTTGTTGATTTTGTAGATGGTTTTCATAATTATTTATTGGTTTGATTATCATAATCTTGCTGAGCGTCCGATAAAAAGAAAAAGTAAATACCTAAAATAAATCCGCTGGGTATTAGAATTAAGAAATAGCTAAACTGAACTTTACAGTAGTATTGAATGAAGGAATAAAGTATGAGGAACGTTATGAGAATTCCATAGACTAAAAAGTATATCTTTAGATTTGGTTTTATATTACTCCAAGAGTTTAAATACTGGACGAATTGGATTAGTTGATAAATGCCAATTATAATAGGTAACAATCCAAAAATTAGAATTAAGAAAAATGCAATCATTTGAGGATATTTAATTATTATTCTTTCAGAAAATAATGAAACATTTAATTCAATAAAAAGCACATATTTCAGTGCTTAGTTATTTTAGATTGAGAAGTATTACTTCATCAGTTTTAATATGGTCTTAGTAATCCAGTTCTCTTTATAATCGGTGATTTTTTCAAGCATGCTGTCGGCTCTGGAGACAAATTCATAAAGCTCGGCTGTTTTTGCTTTAAAGTGAGCCGCTTCTTTTGTATCTGTATTTTCTAGGTTTGTAACTTCTTCTAAAACACGTAGTGTAGGTTTGATTTCTCGCTTGCTGCGCTCCTTTGCAATCTTTCTGGCAAGTTCATCTATATTTCCCTCGGCTACAAAGTATTCTCTTCGTTCACCGGCTTTGTATTCTTTAAAAATAATGCCCCAGTCTATAAGTGAGCGTAAATTCATGCTCGCATTACCGCGAGAGATATGAAGTTCACTCATGATATCTTCCATGCTAAGTGCTTCTGGAGATACCATTAATAATGCATGAATTTGCGCCATGGTTTTATTAATTCCCCATTGAGATCCTAAGGCTCCCCACGTTTGTATAAACTTATTTTTTGCTTGACTAAATTCCATACAGCAAATATACGAATGTTATTGTAGTTTCAATAATAAATGAAAGAATATTTTTAATCAAAGCAATATTCTTATCTGTATTTTTGATTTTATGAACGTATTAGTGATCTCTACAGTATGGGTTGAGCCTACCTCTTCGGCAGCGGGAAGTAGGATGTTGCAGCTATTAGATATAATGCTGGCAAAGGGTTGGAAGATTACTTATGCTAGTACGGCTGGAGTTTCAGAAAATGCTTTTGATCTAGAAACGCTTGGGATTACTACCCAAGAGATACGTGTAAATGATGAATCTTTTAACGCTTTCGCGAAAGCGTACCAACCCAACATTGTTCTTTTTGACCGTTTCATGGCCGAAGAGCAATTTGGATGGCGCATCGCAGAACAATGTCCAGATGCCATAAAAATACTAGACACCGAAGATTTGCACTGCCTGAGAAAAGCACGCCAGCAAGCAGTAAATGAGGATAGAGATTTCAGCGAGCAAGATCTTATCTCTGATGTAGCCAAAAGGGAAATTGCAGCCATATATAGATGTGATCTTACATTAATGATTTCTCTAGTGGAGATTGCATTGTTACAAGACTTTTTTAAAGTGCCTAGCTCACTCTTACATTACCTACCATTTTTATTGCCAAAAGC
The genomic region above belongs to Dokdonia sp. Dokd-P16 and contains:
- a CDS encoding TIGR01777 family oxidoreductase, whose amino-acid sequence is MKKLIISGGSGFLGSLLTDYFRSRFEEIVLLSRKQKPQHNNVRTVVWDAKNFSGWEREFEDADVVINVAGRSVDCRYTDKNKDLIMNSRVDTTTIIGKAIAQCKNPPSTWLNSSTATIYRHSLDKEMTESNGEIGTGFSVSVAKAWEDAFFTSTTPQTRKIALRTSIVLGKNGGALQPIKKITQLGLGGKQGDGKQKFSWIHEEDFLRSLDFLITNTAIDGPINIVAPKPTTNAHLMSLMRDTLKIHFGIPSPKPLLEVGAFVIRTETELLLKSRNVIPERLLKEGFTFKHSQLDKALKDLLC
- a CDS encoding GbsR/MarR family transcriptional regulator, translated to MEFSQAKNKFIQTWGALGSQWGINKTMAQIHALLMVSPEALSMEDIMSELHISRGNASMNLRSLIDWGIIFKEYKAGERREYFVAEGNIDELARKIAKERSKREIKPTLRVLEEVTNLENTDTKEAAHFKAKTAELYEFVSRADSMLEKITDYKENWITKTILKLMK